A genomic stretch from Lathyrus oleraceus cultivar Zhongwan6 chromosome 2, CAAS_Psat_ZW6_1.0, whole genome shotgun sequence includes:
- the LOC127118445 gene encoding probable serine/threonine-protein kinase WNK4 translates to MFCKRENMEEFKEEKCYVETDPTGRYGRFGDVLGKGAMKTVYKAIDELLGIEVAWNQVRLNEVLNTPDDLQRLYSEVHLLSTLKHRSIMRFYTSWIDIDNKAFNFITEMFTSGSLREYRKKYKRVSVQAIKSWARQILHGLVFLHEHDPPVIHRDLKCDNIFVNGHLGQVKIGDLGLAAILQGSESAHSVIGTPEFMAPEMYEEEYNELADVYSFGMCVLEMLTSDYPYSECTNPAQIYKKVTSGKLPMSFFCIEDTEARRFIGKCLEPAAKRPSAKELLLEPFLLADDLSSAKKLAIQKPFLNDSEMEKLRLSDEFPRTEMKVIGKLNPEDETIFLKVQISDKNCSVRNVYFPFDIHTDTPIDVAMEMVKELEISDWDPYDIANMINREISALLPYRWKNENSDSFQTFSYQNDDIDEHRLHFRSISSCSSLQESIPDSACKADEISRGYYLLHDDLHDDNSSRCSSQGTYSNWNYYSMDDHEHNVASIRKDYNLPIIKSHKGTRFSPGEEFSNCNQCKILGGSQNPSPSKNKMMMENRKLTRNRSLIDMRSQLLHRSLVDELNKRRQFKTVGAVENIGFQSPYDDSI, encoded by the exons ATGTTTTGTAAGAGAGAGAACATGGAGGAATTTAAGGAAGAGAAATGTTATGTGGAAACTGATCCAACTGGTCGTTATGGCAGG TTTGGAGATGTACTTGGAAAAGGGGCAATGAAGACAGTGTACAAAGCAATTGATGAGTTGCTTGGAATAGAGGTTGCATGGAACCAAGTGAGGCTCAATGAGGTACTTAATACGCCGGACGATTTGCAGCGGCTTTACTCGGAGGTTCATCTCCTGAGCACGCTCAAGCATCGGTCGATCATGCGATTCTACACGTCTTGGATTGATATCGATAACAAGGCTTTCAATTTCATTACAGAAATGTTCACATCAGGATCACTTAGAGA ATACCGGAAGAAGTATAAGCGAGTAAGCGTACAAGCGATAAAGAGTTGGGCGCGCCAAATCTTGCATGGTCTAGTTTTTCTACATGAACATGATCCACCTGTTATCCATAGGGACTTGAAATGTGATAACATATTTGTGAATGGCCATCTTGGACAAGTGAAAATTGGTGATCTTGGACTAGCTGCAATTCTCCAAGGCTCTGAATCAGCTCATAGTGTTATAG GTACACCGGAGTTCATGGCACCGGAAATGTACGAGGAAGAATACAATGAACTTGCTGATGTTTACTCATTTGGCATGTGTGTATTGGAGATGCTCACATCTGATTATCCGTATAGCGAATGTACTAATCCAGCGCAGATTTACAAGAAAGTGACATCG GGGAAGCTGCCAATGTCGTTTTTCTGCATCGAAGACACGGAAGCACGGAGATTCATTGGAAAATGTTTAGAACCTGCAGCAAAGAGGCCGTCAGCGAAGGAGCTGTTGCTTGAGCCCTTTCTTTTGGCCGATGATTTGTCGTCGGCCAAGAAGTTGGCAATTCAGAAACCGTTTTTGAATGACAGTGAGATGGAGAAACTTCGACTGAGTGATGAATTTCCTAGGACTGAAATGAAAGTAATCGGAAAGTTGAATCCCGAAGACGAAACCATCTTTCTCAAAGTGCAAATTTCTGATAAGAATT GTTCTGTTAGGAATGTATATTTTCCATTTGATATTCACACTGACACACCAATTGATGTTGCAATGGAGATGGTAAAAGAATTGGAGATTTCTGATTGGGATCCTTACGATATTGCGAATATGATCAATAGAGAGATATCTGCTCTTCTGCCATATAGATGGAAAAATGAAAATTCAGATTCCTTCCAAACATTCAGTTACCAAAATGACGATATCGATGAACATCGTCTTCATTTCCGCTCAATCTCTTCTTGCTCATCGTTACAAGAATCAATACCGGATTCAGCCTGTAAAGCGGATGAAATATCGCGCGGTTATTATTTGCTTCATG ATGATTTGCATGATGATAACAGTTCAAGATGCTCTTCACAAGGGACATATTCAAACTGGAACTACTATTCTATGGATGATCATGAACACAATGTAGCTTCGATCCGAAAAGATTATAACCTTCCCATCATAAAGAGTCACAAGGGCACAAGATTTTCACCTGGTGAAGAGTTTAGCAATTGCAACCAGTGTAAGATTTTAGGAGGATCACAGAACCCTTCACCTAGTAAAAACAAGATGATGATGGAAAATCGAAAACTGACACGGAACAGGTCACTGATCGATATGCGGAGCCAATTGTTACATAGATCATTGGTTGATGAATTGAACAAAAGAAGACAATTCAAGACTGTTGGTGCTGTGGAGAATATTGGATTTCAATCACCTTATGATGATTCTATATGA